One segment of Synechococcus sp. MU1617 DNA contains the following:
- a CDS encoding multicopper oxidase domain-containing protein: protein MRLASMRPFVQHVETVQARTRFNDFGGKSVYHCHVFDHEDLGMMGNILIEA, encoded by the coding sequence ATGAGGCTGGCCTCGATGCGGCCTTTTGTGCAGCATGTAGAAACCGTCCAAGCGCGCACCCGCTTCAACGACTTTGGAGGAAAAAGCGTTTATCATTGCCACGTTTTTGATCACGAGGATCTCGGCATGATGGGAAATATTTTGATTGAAGCCTGA
- a CDS encoding DUF305 domain-containing protein: MRRIAFALAAISALPPQVALAQMDHGMHHPAPEKTKEAAPPHSGNHQHHAHGMGPAGSTYDLRFIDGMVEHHAGALRMSEYVFNIGAPGVGALANSIWNEQAREIKAMRQWRKAWYPDAPVYPVALRPNGDPNSMADLVRMSSDVIAAMRMSGTKPTRENRVQWFLEGMIEHHGGALQMAHEARENSTNPTILRLAREIIVAQRKEIIDLRKMLQSKGMNKPDYYKFDGLFAL, encoded by the coding sequence ATGCGTCGCATCGCTTTTGCTCTGGCCGCCATCTCGGCACTGCCCCCTCAAGTCGCATTGGCCCAAATGGACCATGGGATGCATCACCCAGCACCTGAAAAAACGAAAGAGGCTGCACCCCCCCATTCCGGCAACCATCAGCACCATGCCCATGGCATGGGCCCCGCAGGCAGCACCTATGACCTCCGCTTCATCGATGGAATGGTGGAGCACCACGCCGGTGCGTTGCGGATGAGTGAATACGTCTTCAACATCGGCGCCCCTGGGGTGGGGGCGTTGGCAAACAGCATCTGGAACGAGCAGGCCCGTGAGATCAAGGCGATGCGCCAATGGCGCAAAGCCTGGTATCCCGATGCACCGGTGTATCCCGTGGCATTGCGCCCTAACGGGGACCCCAACTCCATGGCAGATCTTGTGCGCATGAGTTCTGATGTGATTGCCGCGATGCGCATGTCAGGAACGAAGCCGACACGTGAAAACAGGGTGCAGTGGTTCCTAGAGGGAATGATTGAGCACCATGGCGGCGCCCTTCAGATGGCCCATGAGGCTCGCGAAAATTCCACCAATCCCACCATCCTTCGCCTTGCACGCGAGATCATCGTCGCCCAACGCAAAGAGATCATTGATCTCCGCAAAATGTTGCAAAGCAAGGGCATGAATAAGCCGGACTACTACAAATTTGATGGCCTTTTCGCGCTGTGA
- a CDS encoding DUF3721 domain-containing protein gives MMGWISISFALVAAFVVHPMASHAHSKGIYQSKADAQQRASEIGCTSVHENKGHWMPCSDERELHRQLRKQ, from the coding sequence ATGATGGGATGGATCTCCATCTCATTCGCCCTCGTCGCTGCTTTCGTTGTCCATCCCATGGCCAGCCATGCTCACAGCAAAGGCATCTACCAATCCAAAGCTGACGCGCAACAACGTGCCAGTGAGATTGGTTGCACATCAGTCCATGAAAACAAAGGACATTGGATGCCCTGCTCAGATGAGCGTGAACTCCACCGCCAACTCCGCAAGCAATGA
- a CDS encoding MerR family transcriptional regulator — MESQPFVPKAPGDLLKIGVVSARSNISVKTIRFYCDEGLLLPVSRTDSRYRLFDESVFDELSLILRLRAMDLPLDLVKKVIQAQRSGICTCSDLKTTMREKLSEIHERLDELKVLETEIKTMLKSWEPCGGA; from the coding sequence GTGGAGAGTCAACCCTTCGTGCCTAAAGCGCCTGGCGATCTACTCAAGATTGGAGTTGTCTCTGCAAGAAGCAACATTTCGGTGAAAACGATTCGTTTTTATTGTGATGAAGGTTTATTGCTGCCAGTATCACGTACCGATTCCAGATATCGATTGTTTGATGAGTCTGTTTTTGACGAACTTAGTCTAATCCTTCGTCTGCGGGCCATGGACTTGCCTCTTGATTTGGTGAAAAAAGTAATTCAGGCACAGCGATCTGGAATCTGTACTTGCAGTGATCTCAAGACCACGATGCGCGAAAAATTAAGCGAGATTCATGAGCGCCTGGATGAATTGAAGGTGCTGGAGACTGAGATCAAAACGATGTTGAAGAGCTGGGAGCCTTGTGGCGGGGCTTGA